In a genomic window of Candidatus Tumulicola sp.:
- a CDS encoding thiamine pyrophosphate-dependent dehydrogenase E1 component subunit alpha, whose product MTDVGTRPATLDKRGLSDEQLLAIFRNMLLQRQLDNRGFQLNRQGKVPFALGSEGHEALQAGAAMAFHRGKDILAPYYRDLGLAVGIGLTPFEILLSLFARADDHNGGRQFPNHYSSKAAGLMSFSSILAAHIPHAVGAAYAIKYRGETGRAVLATCGDGTTSEGEWHESMNFAAIHKLPFVMLVENNGWAISTPLSKQMAEPEIWKRAAGYGLPGRRFNGLDPIETYAVVSEAMERARSGAGPSLIEGTCYRFLAHSTDDNDMTYRTREMVEEYRKHDPVPRFEALLIQNGLATKEQVDALRKDVLRETNEATDAAEALPYPVPADLYTNVYEGAWQPWQ is encoded by the coding sequence ATGACCGACGTGGGCACCCGGCCGGCAACGCTCGACAAGCGCGGCCTTTCCGACGAGCAGTTGCTCGCGATCTTCCGTAATATGCTGCTGCAGCGGCAATTGGATAACCGCGGCTTTCAGCTGAACCGTCAAGGAAAGGTTCCGTTCGCGCTCGGCAGCGAGGGCCACGAAGCGCTGCAGGCCGGAGCCGCGATGGCATTCCATCGCGGCAAAGATATTCTCGCGCCGTACTATCGCGATCTCGGCTTGGCCGTCGGCATCGGGCTTACGCCGTTCGAGATCTTGCTGTCGTTGTTCGCACGCGCCGACGACCATAACGGCGGACGTCAATTCCCCAATCATTACTCGTCCAAAGCTGCCGGCCTCATGTCGTTCTCGTCGATTCTGGCCGCCCATATTCCGCACGCAGTCGGTGCAGCGTACGCGATCAAGTATCGGGGCGAAACTGGCCGCGCCGTGCTCGCGACCTGCGGCGACGGAACGACCAGCGAAGGCGAGTGGCACGAGTCGATGAATTTCGCCGCGATTCATAAGCTGCCGTTCGTCATGTTGGTCGAAAACAACGGGTGGGCGATCTCGACGCCGTTGAGCAAACAAATGGCGGAGCCGGAAATATGGAAACGCGCGGCGGGCTACGGACTACCGGGCCGGCGCTTCAACGGTTTGGATCCGATCGAAACCTACGCGGTCGTTAGCGAAGCGATGGAACGCGCCCGCTCGGGCGCCGGCCCTTCCTTGATTGAAGGGACGTGTTACCGCTTCTTAGCGCACTCGACCGACGACAACGACATGACCTATCGCACGCGCGAAATGGTCGAGGAGTATCGCAAGCACGACCCGGTTCCGAGGTTCGAAGCGTTGCTGATCCAGAACGGCCTCGCGACCAAAGAACAAGTCGACGCATTGCGCAAAGACGTGCTTCGCGAAACCAACGAAGCAACCGACGCGGCCGAAGCGTTACCGTATCCGGTACCGGCCGATCTCTATACGAACGTTTACGAAGGAGCCTGGCAGCCGTGGCAGTGA
- a CDS encoding alpha-ketoacid dehydrogenase subunit beta, with the protein MAVTETSATTVMNNVEAVRATLYEAMKNDDRTIIIGEDVGPRGNVFLITKDFIEEFGESRVIDTPIAEASIVGIAVGMAMEGLRPIAEIQFADFIYPAFNQIVGEAAKTRYRSNGEYTCPLVIRTPYGGGVRGALSHSVSIEALFYHVPGLKIVAPSFPADVKGLLNAAIDDPDPVLFLEHKKTYRLIKGEVPNGHYTIPIGKANVLQEGTRLTVVSYGLYVHWALEAAKQLAGEGLSVEVIDLRSIRPMDKETILASVEKTRKLLIVHEDNKFGGIGAEISAMVAEEALFHLDAPIRRHCAPDVPAMGYALPLEEEYMSSPERMAQAMRDLVAF; encoded by the coding sequence GTGGCAGTGACCGAAACGTCGGCGACGACCGTGATGAACAACGTCGAAGCGGTGCGTGCGACCCTCTACGAGGCGATGAAAAATGACGACCGCACGATCATCATCGGCGAGGACGTCGGTCCGCGCGGCAACGTCTTCCTCATCACCAAAGACTTTATCGAAGAGTTCGGGGAATCGCGCGTGATCGATACGCCGATCGCCGAAGCATCGATCGTCGGCATTGCGGTCGGCATGGCGATGGAAGGCTTGCGCCCGATCGCCGAGATCCAGTTCGCCGACTTCATCTATCCGGCGTTTAATCAAATCGTCGGCGAAGCCGCCAAGACGCGCTATCGCTCGAACGGCGAGTACACGTGTCCGCTCGTGATTCGTACTCCCTACGGCGGCGGCGTGCGCGGCGCGCTTTCGCACTCGGTTTCGATCGAAGCGTTGTTCTATCACGTTCCCGGCCTCAAGATCGTCGCGCCGTCGTTTCCAGCCGACGTCAAAGGCTTGCTCAACGCGGCCATCGACGATCCCGATCCGGTACTCTTCTTAGAACACAAGAAGACGTATCGCCTGATCAAAGGCGAGGTGCCGAACGGTCATTACACAATTCCGATCGGCAAAGCCAACGTGCTGCAAGAAGGCACGCGGCTCACGGTCGTATCCTACGGCCTCTACGTTCATTGGGCGCTCGAAGCCGCCAAACAACTCGCCGGCGAGGGTCTATCGGTCGAGGTCATCGACCTGCGTTCGATTCGTCCGATGGATAAAGAAACGATCCTGGCCAGCGTCGAGAAAACGCGCAAACTGTTGATCGTGCACGAAGATAATAAGTTCGGTGGTATCGGTGCCGAAATCAGCGCGATGGTCGCCGAAGAAGCGCTCTTCCATCTCGATGCACCGATCCGCCGGCATTGCGCTCCCGACGTTCCGGCGATGGGCTACGCGCTGCCGCTCGAAGAGGAATATATGTCGTCACCCGAACGCATGGCGCAAGCGATGCGCGACTTGGTGGCGTTCTAA
- a CDS encoding dihydrolipoamide acetyltransferase family protein, with protein MATTITMPQLGETVTEGTVAQWLKKVGDNVEKYEAFVEVSTDKVNAEVPSPVTGTIREVLVAEGETVATGTPIAIIDEVGAATQETAPAAPAAAPPAPAQASSNGASTAGQSIASSANGEAGREAALRGASPAVRRLAREHGVDIRTVSGSGANGRVTADDIVKAAQQPAAQAAPVAASSTSTAKPAAANGTSTYASPVPGTTINLSPARRIIAERMVESVHNAPHAWSMVQIDVTNVWKWRAREKDRFERDTGYKLTLLPFFIRAVVEAMSAFPLMNARFNDGGIEVPADTNIGIAIGLPTNLVVPVVRNADRLSIRGLAVAGGELIERARKNKLTMDDLTGGTFTVNNNGANGSWASAPIINAGQAGIVTMETVVKQMVVRPDDSFAIRSMMNACLSLDHRVVDGYVASGFLAELKRRLEAMGPDGTL; from the coding sequence ATGGCGACCACCATCACGATGCCCCAGCTGGGCGAAACCGTCACCGAAGGCACGGTCGCGCAGTGGCTCAAGAAAGTCGGCGACAACGTCGAAAAATATGAAGCGTTTGTCGAAGTTTCGACCGATAAGGTCAACGCCGAAGTTCCGTCGCCGGTAACCGGAACGATTCGCGAAGTGCTGGTCGCCGAAGGCGAAACGGTCGCAACCGGCACCCCGATTGCGATCATCGACGAAGTCGGCGCAGCGACGCAAGAAACGGCTCCGGCCGCGCCGGCGGCCGCTCCGCCGGCTCCGGCGCAAGCGTCGAGCAATGGTGCATCGACGGCCGGACAGAGTATCGCTTCATCGGCCAACGGCGAGGCCGGACGCGAAGCCGCATTGCGCGGCGCGTCGCCCGCCGTTCGCCGCTTGGCGCGCGAACACGGCGTCGACATTCGCACCGTTTCTGGCAGCGGCGCAAACGGACGCGTAACGGCTGACGATATCGTCAAAGCTGCGCAACAGCCGGCAGCGCAAGCCGCTCCGGTGGCAGCGTCTTCGACGTCGACGGCCAAGCCGGCCGCGGCGAATGGAACGTCGACCTACGCGAGCCCGGTTCCGGGAACGACGATCAACCTGTCGCCGGCGCGGCGTATTATCGCCGAACGCATGGTCGAAAGCGTGCACAACGCGCCGCACGCGTGGTCGATGGTGCAAATCGACGTCACCAACGTGTGGAAGTGGCGCGCGCGCGAGAAGGATCGCTTCGAACGCGATACGGGTTATAAACTCACGCTGTTGCCGTTCTTCATCCGCGCGGTCGTCGAAGCGATGAGTGCGTTCCCGTTGATGAACGCGCGCTTCAACGACGGCGGCATCGAAGTTCCGGCCGACACCAACATCGGCATCGCGATCGGTTTACCGACCAATCTGGTCGTCCCGGTCGTGCGGAATGCCGACCGGCTGTCGATTCGCGGCCTGGCAGTCGCCGGCGGCGAATTGATCGAGCGCGCCCGCAAGAACAAACTCACGATGGACGATCTCACCGGCGGTACGTTTACCGTGAACAACAATGGCGCCAACGGTTCGTGGGCGTCGGCACCGATCATCAACGCCGGACAGGCCGGCATTGTCACGATGGAAACGGTCGTCAAGCAGATGGTCGTGCGTCCCGACGACTCGTTCGCGATTCGCAGTATGATGAACGCCTGCTTGTCGCTCGATCACCGAGTGGTCGACGGCTACGTCGCCAGCGGTTTCCTCGCAGAATTGAAACGGCGTTTGGAAGCCATGGGACCGGACGGCACGCTATAA
- the queD gene encoding 6-carboxytetrahydropterin synthase QueD, whose protein sequence is MQIRRRFRFEAAHVLPHHLGRCARMHGHSYRLEVAVRGPLRDAGPAQGMVVDFDDIKRVVRERVVDVLDHQTLNDIVDNPTVERVLVWAWERLDGTLEGLDELVLWETQDSCARVCRDDVAGAS, encoded by the coding sequence TTGCAGATCCGGCGCCGCTTTCGGTTCGAAGCGGCGCACGTTCTCCCGCACCACTTAGGCCGTTGCGCGCGCATGCACGGACACTCGTATCGCCTGGAAGTCGCCGTGCGCGGACCGCTGCGCGATGCGGGTCCGGCGCAGGGCATGGTCGTGGATTTCGACGACATCAAGCGCGTGGTTCGCGAGCGCGTGGTCGACGTGCTCGACCACCAGACGTTGAACGATATCGTCGACAATCCGACGGTCGAACGCGTCCTCGTATGGGCCTGGGAACGGCTGGACGGAACGCTGGAAGGCCTCGACGAGTTGGTCTTGTGGGAAACGCAAGACTCATGCGCGCGTGTCTGCCGGGACGACGTCGCCGGCGCGTCGTGA
- a CDS encoding 7-carboxy-7-deazaguanine synthase QueE produces the protein MSAGTTSPARRDAHVIALSEIFYTVQGEGTWTGMPAVFVRLAGCNLSCDFCDTDYSMKALCSIEQIVDDVRAWSPDRPAIVLTGGEPFAQAETPALIDALRADGRRVHVESNGTVYAPLPDDVWLCVSPKERVDPRMAARADEAKLIVDRRVPEEHVALFERLPVLLLQPEGNKPQNVAIAIEYAKAHPQRFRLSLQTHKFIGVP, from the coding sequence GTGTCTGCCGGGACGACGTCGCCGGCGCGTCGTGACGCGCACGTGATCGCGTTGTCGGAGATCTTCTACACCGTGCAGGGTGAGGGAACGTGGACCGGCATGCCCGCCGTGTTCGTCCGTTTGGCGGGCTGCAATCTGTCGTGCGATTTTTGCGACACGGATTATTCGATGAAAGCACTTTGCAGCATCGAGCAGATCGTCGACGACGTCAGAGCGTGGAGCCCCGATCGTCCCGCCATCGTGCTGACCGGCGGTGAACCGTTCGCGCAAGCCGAAACGCCGGCATTGATCGACGCGCTGCGCGCCGATGGCAGGCGCGTGCATGTCGAGTCCAACGGCACGGTCTATGCGCCGCTTCCGGACGACGTGTGGCTCTGTGTCTCGCCGAAAGAACGCGTCGATCCGCGCATGGCGGCGCGCGCCGACGAGGCCAAACTGATCGTCGACCGGCGCGTTCCCGAAGAGCACGTTGCGCTGTTCGAGCGGCTCCCGGTTTTGCTGCTGCAACCCGAAGGCAACAAACCGCAAAACGTCGCGATCGCCATCGAGTATGCCAAAGCGCACCCGCAGCGCTTCCGGTTGTCGCTGCAGACGCACAAATTCATCGGGGTACCGTAA
- a CDS encoding 1,4-dihydroxy-6-naphthoate synthase, translating to MTPLTLAYSPCPNDTYIFAALTNGLLEDAPPVRAELLDIDELNAGAARGAYELVKVSYGAVPFLTGRYRLLRSGGALGRGCGPLVVARPGGVPELFSGLADCTIAIPGERTTAFLLLQLALRSRPKTKVVRFDRIVDAVVAGEVDAGLIIHESRFTYRDANLISVTDLGEWWEDATTLPIPLGAIAVRDDVADPKALSAAVRASLAYARGNEAAIMPYVREHATEMDETVMRSHIDLYVNEFSDDIGKLGIEAVHALFERAHDAGLIDRAAEPQFV from the coding sequence ATGACACCGTTGACCCTCGCGTATTCGCCCTGTCCCAACGATACCTATATCTTTGCCGCGTTGACCAACGGTTTGCTCGAAGACGCGCCACCGGTGCGTGCCGAATTGCTGGACATCGACGAACTCAACGCCGGCGCGGCGCGGGGTGCCTACGAGTTGGTCAAGGTTAGCTACGGCGCCGTGCCGTTTCTCACCGGCAGATATCGTCTGCTGCGATCGGGCGGGGCGCTCGGACGCGGTTGCGGTCCGTTGGTTGTCGCTCGACCGGGCGGCGTACCCGAGCTGTTTTCGGGTCTTGCAGACTGCACGATCGCGATTCCGGGCGAACGTACCACCGCGTTTCTGCTCCTGCAACTCGCGCTACGAAGCCGCCCCAAAACCAAGGTCGTGCGCTTCGACCGTATCGTCGACGCGGTCGTGGCCGGAGAGGTCGATGCCGGCCTCATCATTCACGAATCGCGCTTCACGTATCGCGACGCGAATTTGATCTCGGTGACCGACCTCGGCGAATGGTGGGAAGACGCGACCACGCTGCCCATTCCGCTCGGCGCGATCGCCGTTCGCGACGACGTCGCCGATCCCAAAGCGCTCTCGGCAGCCGTGCGCGCTAGCCTCGCGTACGCGCGGGGGAACGAAGCTGCCATCATGCCGTACGTGCGCGAGCACGCCACCGAAATGGACGAAACGGTGATGCGCTCGCATATCGATCTGTACGTCAACGAGTTCAGCGACGACATCGGTAAACTCGGCATCGAGGCGGTGCACGCACTATTCGAGCGCGCGCACGACGCCGGCCTGATCGATCGCGCGGCCGAACCGCAGTTCGTGTAG
- a CDS encoding DUF1343 domain-containing protein gives MNRRRFITQTATGAMLATVPRALVAQSVPFALGDDVFLNGAWRELAGGGVGIITNQSGVTSQGESIVDAVRRRTQLDVRAIFAPEHGLRGDRPAGATVSSYVDSQTGLPVYSLYGATRHADAAELSGIRTLLFDIQDVGSRAYTYISTMAYAMQTARARGIAFWVLDRPNPVGGVTVEGPVLQPAFSSFIGLYPIAMRHGMTVGELARLFNDRFGIGAQLHVVPMRGWQRSMVWPDTGLRWVRTSPNVPQWQTTFVLLCTGLIDNAGINNGVGTDTPFFLAGTLGLDGNALADAMNAHRLPGVSFEAARWSPSAGFWKGRTLSGVRLSVDDPAAFLPVKTSVSLLVTIRQIAPNAIVMKDPAALDRDWGTDALRLGLRHGLSTDAILAQWNSRTSNFQALRSKYLLYA, from the coding sequence GTGAACCGCAGGCGTTTCATCACCCAAACCGCGACCGGCGCAATGCTGGCCACCGTGCCGCGTGCACTCGTAGCGCAATCGGTGCCGTTCGCCTTGGGCGACGACGTTTTTCTCAACGGAGCGTGGCGCGAACTAGCGGGCGGTGGCGTCGGCATCATCACCAATCAAAGCGGCGTCACATCACAGGGTGAATCCATTGTCGACGCGGTGCGCCGTCGCACGCAACTCGACGTGCGCGCGATTTTTGCGCCCGAACACGGCTTGCGCGGGGACCGGCCGGCCGGTGCGACCGTGTCGTCGTACGTCGACTCCCAAACCGGTTTGCCGGTATACAGTTTGTACGGCGCAACCCGGCATGCCGATGCCGCCGAACTCTCCGGGATCCGCACGCTCCTGTTCGACATTCAAGACGTCGGCTCGCGGGCGTATACGTATATCTCGACCATGGCGTACGCCATGCAGACGGCTCGCGCGCGCGGCATCGCGTTTTGGGTGCTCGACCGGCCCAATCCGGTCGGCGGTGTGACGGTCGAAGGGCCGGTATTACAGCCGGCGTTTTCGTCCTTCATAGGGCTCTACCCGATCGCCATGCGTCACGGAATGACGGTCGGCGAACTCGCACGCCTGTTCAACGATCGCTTTGGCATCGGTGCCCAGCTCCATGTGGTTCCGATGCGCGGCTGGCAACGTTCGATGGTGTGGCCCGACACGGGATTGCGCTGGGTTCGCACGTCTCCGAACGTGCCGCAATGGCAGACGACGTTCGTACTGTTATGCACCGGCTTAATCGACAACGCCGGCATCAACAACGGCGTCGGCACCGACACTCCGTTTTTTCTCGCCGGCACGCTCGGGCTCGACGGCAACGCGCTCGCGGACGCGATGAACGCGCATCGACTGCCCGGCGTATCGTTCGAGGCGGCGCGCTGGTCGCCAAGCGCCGGCTTCTGGAAAGGCCGAACGCTGAGCGGCGTGCGTTTGTCGGTCGACGATCCGGCGGCGTTTCTGCCGGTCAAGACGTCGGTTTCGCTGTTGGTAACGATTCGGCAAATCGCGCCGAACGCGATCGTCATGAAGGACCCGGCCGCTCTCGACCGCGACTGGGGAACCGACGCGTTGCGGCTCGGATTGCGGCACGGTCTTTCCACCGACGCGATCCTCGCACAATGGAACTCGCGCACGAGCAACTTCCAAGCGTTGCGTTCGAAGTATCTGTTGTATGCCTGA